One window from the genome of Opisthocomus hoazin isolate bOpiHoa1 chromosome 11, bOpiHoa1.hap1, whole genome shotgun sequence encodes:
- the LMCD1 gene encoding LIM and cysteine-rich domains protein 1 isoform X1, protein MELSCGVQKMSVSQPPSGRGVPCLRCRGTCAGFEPHSWRKICKSCKCSQEDHSLSSDVEDDRKIGRLLSDSKYATLTARVKGGDGIRIYKRNRMIITNPIVSRKDPTFDTITYEWAPPGLTQKLAMQYMELIPKEMQPVAGTDGAYYRRRQLMRQLPLYDQDPSQCRGLAEGELKLMEDFVKKYKAEALGVGEVALPGQGGTGKEEGKPQDKDIAAGKATESTTESTNGAPERSPAAGHYRCETCKQAVPGDCPVVYADRAGYARQWHPACFVCCRCAEPLVDLIYFWKSGAAWCGRHYCESLRPRCAGCDEIIFSEDYQQAEGRAWHKKHFACLECETLLAGKPFALHDASLLCATCSKSKRL, encoded by the exons atGGAGCTGAGCTGCGGCGTGCAGAAg ATGTCGGTGAGCCAGCCGCCGTCGGGAAGAGGTGTGCCTTGTTTGCGCTGCAGAGGGACGTGCGCGGGCTTTGAGCCGCATTCCTGGAG GAAGATCTGCAAGTCGTGCAAATGCAGCCAGGAGGATCACAGCCTGAGCTCGGACGTGGAGGATGATCGGAAAATTGGGCGCCTGCTGTCAGACTCCAAGTATGCCACGCTCACCGCCCGGGTGAAAGGAGGTGACGGCATTCGCATTTACAAAAGGAACCGCATGATCATCACCAACCCCATCGTCTCTCGGAAAGACCCCACCTTTGACACCATCACGTACGAGTGGGCTCCCCCGGGGCTCACCCAGAAGCTG GCCATGCAGTACATGGAGCTGATCCCGAAGGAGATGCAGCCGGTGGCGGGGACGGACGGCGCCTACTATCGCCGGCGGCAGCTGATGAGACAACTCCCGCTGTACGACCAGGACCCGTCCCAGTGCCGCGGCCTCGCCGAGGGCGAGCTGAAGCTGATGGAAGACTTCGTGAAGAAGTACAAGGCTGAGGCACTGGGCGTTGGGGAGGTGGCACTGCCAGGCCAGGGCGGCactgggaaggaggagggcaaGCCACAGGACAAGGACATCGCTGCCGGCAAAGCCACCGAGTCCACCACCGAGTCCACCAACGGGGCCCCGGAGCGCAGCCCTGCGGCAGGGCACTAT CGCTGCGAGACCTGCAAGCAGGCGGTGCCGGGGGACTGCCCGGTGGTGTACGCCGACAGGGCCGGCTACGCGCGGCAGTGGCACCCGGCGTGCTTCGTCTGCTGCCGCTGCGCCGAGCCCCTCGTCGATCTCATCTACTTCTGGAAGAGCGGGGCCGCCTGGTGCGGACGCCACTACTGCGAGAGCCTCCGCCCGCGCTGCGCCGGCTGCGACGAG ATCATCTTCTCGGAGGACTACCAGCAGGCGGAAGGCAGGGCCTGGCACAAGAAGCACTTTGCCTGCCTGGAGTGCGAGACGCTGCTGGCCGGGAAGCCCTTCGCCCTGCACGACGCCAGCCTCCTGTGCGCGACCTGCAGCAAGAGCAAGCGGCTCTGA
- the LMCD1 gene encoding LIM and cysteine-rich domains protein 1 isoform X2, whose amino-acid sequence MSVSQPPSGRGVPCLRCRGTCAGFEPHSWRKICKSCKCSQEDHSLSSDVEDDRKIGRLLSDSKYATLTARVKGGDGIRIYKRNRMIITNPIVSRKDPTFDTITYEWAPPGLTQKLAMQYMELIPKEMQPVAGTDGAYYRRRQLMRQLPLYDQDPSQCRGLAEGELKLMEDFVKKYKAEALGVGEVALPGQGGTGKEEGKPQDKDIAAGKATESTTESTNGAPERSPAAGHYRCETCKQAVPGDCPVVYADRAGYARQWHPACFVCCRCAEPLVDLIYFWKSGAAWCGRHYCESLRPRCAGCDEIIFSEDYQQAEGRAWHKKHFACLECETLLAGKPFALHDASLLCATCSKSKRL is encoded by the exons ATGTCGGTGAGCCAGCCGCCGTCGGGAAGAGGTGTGCCTTGTTTGCGCTGCAGAGGGACGTGCGCGGGCTTTGAGCCGCATTCCTGGAG GAAGATCTGCAAGTCGTGCAAATGCAGCCAGGAGGATCACAGCCTGAGCTCGGACGTGGAGGATGATCGGAAAATTGGGCGCCTGCTGTCAGACTCCAAGTATGCCACGCTCACCGCCCGGGTGAAAGGAGGTGACGGCATTCGCATTTACAAAAGGAACCGCATGATCATCACCAACCCCATCGTCTCTCGGAAAGACCCCACCTTTGACACCATCACGTACGAGTGGGCTCCCCCGGGGCTCACCCAGAAGCTG GCCATGCAGTACATGGAGCTGATCCCGAAGGAGATGCAGCCGGTGGCGGGGACGGACGGCGCCTACTATCGCCGGCGGCAGCTGATGAGACAACTCCCGCTGTACGACCAGGACCCGTCCCAGTGCCGCGGCCTCGCCGAGGGCGAGCTGAAGCTGATGGAAGACTTCGTGAAGAAGTACAAGGCTGAGGCACTGGGCGTTGGGGAGGTGGCACTGCCAGGCCAGGGCGGCactgggaaggaggagggcaaGCCACAGGACAAGGACATCGCTGCCGGCAAAGCCACCGAGTCCACCACCGAGTCCACCAACGGGGCCCCGGAGCGCAGCCCTGCGGCAGGGCACTAT CGCTGCGAGACCTGCAAGCAGGCGGTGCCGGGGGACTGCCCGGTGGTGTACGCCGACAGGGCCGGCTACGCGCGGCAGTGGCACCCGGCGTGCTTCGTCTGCTGCCGCTGCGCCGAGCCCCTCGTCGATCTCATCTACTTCTGGAAGAGCGGGGCCGCCTGGTGCGGACGCCACTACTGCGAGAGCCTCCGCCCGCGCTGCGCCGGCTGCGACGAG ATCATCTTCTCGGAGGACTACCAGCAGGCGGAAGGCAGGGCCTGGCACAAGAAGCACTTTGCCTGCCTGGAGTGCGAGACGCTGCTGGCCGGGAAGCCCTTCGCCCTGCACGACGCCAGCCTCCTGTGCGCGACCTGCAGCAAGAGCAAGCGGCTCTGA